One genomic window of Denticeps clupeoides chromosome 14, fDenClu1.1, whole genome shotgun sequence includes the following:
- the slc35b2 gene encoding adenosine 3'-phospho 5'-phosphosulfate transporter 1: protein MTPFPRRVLACVLFAFLSPVLADAEGASLLDDWQDVWLFRFLLNVLGYATIIVPGYLLIGYFKRANYLETGRGLCFPVIKACVFGSDSKSGLLDEVSVAPRSDSESSSSSWQAFKLIFCAAGLQASYLTWGVLQERVMTRSYGAGPAEEEGGERFKDSQFLVFMNRILALTVAGLWCVLFKQPRHGAPMYKYSFASLSNILSSWCQYEALKYISFPTQVLAKASKVIPVMLMGKIVSRKSYEYWEYLTAALISAGVSMFLLTSSTHKHLSTVTTFSGVVILGGYIMFDSFTSNWQDNLFKYKMSSVQMMFGVNLFSCLFTVGSLLEQGAFFDSVGFMLRHSEFAFHAVLLSVCSACGQLFIFYTISQFGAAVFTIIMTLRQAMAILLSCFLYGHAVSVVGGLGVAVVFLALFLRVYARSRIKKASKRAASAPVQKV, encoded by the exons ATGACACCCTTTCCACGGAG GGTGTTGGCGTGCGTGTTGTTCGCGTTCCTCTCGCCTGTCCTGGCCGACGCTGAAGGAGCATCGCTTTTGGACGACTGGCAGGACGTGTGGCTGTTCCGGTTCCTCCTCAACGTCCTGGGCTATGCCACCATCATTGTCCCTGGTTACCTCCTCATCGGGTACTTCAAGAGGGCCAACTACCTGGAGACAG GACGTGGACTGTGTTTTCCCGTCATAAAGGCATGTGTGTTCGGGAGCGACTCCAAGTCCGGACTGCTGGATGAGGTTTCCGTGGCGCCCAGAAGTGATTCGGAGTCCAGCTCGTCATCATGGCAGGCCTTCAAACTGATCTTCTGTGCCGCTGGCCTTCAG GCTTCGTACCTGACGTGGGGCGTGCTGCAGGAGCGGGTGATGACGCGGTCGTACGGCGCCGGGCCCGCGGAGGAGGAAGGGGGCGAGCGCTTCAAAGACTCGCAGTTCCTGGTGTTCATGAACCGCATCCTGGCGCTCACCGTGGCCGGCCTCTGGTGCGTCCTGTTCAAGCAGCCCCGGCACGGCGCGCCCATGTACAAGTACTCCTTCGCCTCGCTCTCCAACATCCTGAGCAGCTGGTGCCAGTATGAAGCCCTCAAGTACATCAGCTTCCCCACGCAGGTGCTGGCCAAGGCGTCCAAGGTCATCCCGGTCATGCTGATGGGCAAGATCGTGTCGCGCAAGAGCTACGAATACTGGGAATACCTGACGGCGGCGCTCATCTCCGCGGGCGTCAGCATGTTCCTCCTGACCAGCTCCACCCACAAGCACCTGTCCACCGTCACCACCTTCTCCGGCGTGGTCATCCTGGGCGGCTACATCATGTTCGACAGCTTCACCTCCAACTGGCAGGACAACCTGTTCAAGTACAAAATGTCCTCCGTCCAGATGATGTTCGGCGTCAACCTCTTCTCCTGCCTGTTCACGGTGGGCTCGCTGCTGGAGCAGGGGGCTTTCTTCGACTCGGTGGGCTTCATGCTGCGCCACTCCGAGTTCGCCTTCCACGCCGTGCTGCTGTCGGTCTGCTCCGCCTGCGGCCAGCTCTTCATCTTCTACACCATCAGCCAGTTCGGCGCCGCCGTCTTCACCATCATCATGACCCTGCGGCAGGCCATGGCCATCCTGCTGTCCTGCTTCCTGTACGGCCACGCCGTCTCGGTCGTGGGGGGCCTGGGCGTGGCCGTGGTCTTCCTGGCACTGTTCCTCCGCGTCTACGCGCGCAGCCGGATCAAGAAGGCCAGCAAGCGCGCCGCGTCCGCGCCGGTCCAGAAAGTCTAG
- the LOC114803394 gene encoding adenylosuccinate synthetase isozyme 1 B, with amino-acid sequence MSGGWAAKDQKSRWSPCAGAKRPRSDAGNRVMVVLGGQWGDEGKGKVVDLLATESDVICRCQGGNNAGHTVVVDGKEYDFHLLPSGIINPKAICLIGNGVVIHLPGLFEEGDKNEKKGLKGWEKRLVISDRAHIVFDFHQAVDGLQEVQRQAQEGKNIGTTKKGIGPTYASKASRTGLRICDLLADFRDFSDRFKNLAQQFKSMFPMLEVDVDGQLKKLKEYAERIRPMVKDGVYFMFEALHGPPKKILVEGANAALLDIDFGTYPFVTSSNCTVGGVCTGLGIPPQNVGDVYGVVKAYTTRVGIGAFPTEQLNEIGELLQTRGHEVGVTTGRKRRCGWLDLVILRYAHMINGFTALALTKLDILDVLDEIKVGVAYKLSGKRIPYFPANMEILQKVEVEYEKLPGWKSDTSACRKWDDLPTKAQNYVRFVENHVGVPIKWVGVGKSRECMIQMF; translated from the exons ATGTCGGGCGGCTGGGCAGCGAAGGACCAGAAGAGCCGCTGGAGCCCCTGCGCCGGCGCGAAGCGCCCCAGGAGCGACGCGGGGAACCGGGTGATGGTGGTGCTCGGGGGGCAGTGGGGAGATGAAGGCAAGGGGAAGGTCGTGGACCTGCTGGCGACGGAGTCGGACGTCATTTGCAGATGCCAG GGGGGGAACAATGCGGGTCACACCGTAGTTGTGGATGGGAAAGAATACGACTTCCACCTGCTCCCCAGTGGCATTATCAACCCCAAAGCCATCTGTTTGATTG GTAATGGAGTCGTCATCCATCTCCCAGGCTTATTTGAGGAAGGggacaaaaatgagaagaaag gcCTCAAAGGCTGGGAGAAGCGACTGGTCATCTCAGACCGCGCTCACATTG TCTTTGACTTCCACCAGGCAGTGGATGGGCTACAGGAGGTGCAGAGACAGGCCCAGGAGGGGAAAAA CATAGGAACCACGAAAAAGGGAATTGGACCCACCTACGCCAGCAAAGCTTCTCGAACCGGCCTCAGGATCTGTGACCTGCTTGCAGACTTCAGGGATTTTTCAGACAG ATTTAAGAACCTTGCGCAGCAGTTCAAGTCCATGTTTCCGATGCTCGAGGTGGACGTGGATGGACAGTTGAAAAAGCTTAAG GAATACGCAGAGAGGATCCGGCCCATGGTGAAAGACGGCGTCTATTTCATGTTCGAGGCTCTTCATGGACCCCCCAAGAAAATACTGGTGGAGGGAGCGAACGCTGCCCTGCTGGACATCGATTTTG GTACCTACCCATTTGTGACCTCATCGAACTGCACAGTTGGCGGAGTGTGCACCGGCCTGGGCATCCCCCCTCAGAATGTCGGGGACGTGTATGGAGTTGTGAAGGCCTACACCACTCGGGTGGGCATCGGGGCGTTCCCCACGGAGCAGCTCAAC GAAATTGGAGAGTTGCTACAGACCCGGGGCCACGAGGTGGGCGTGACCACGGGGAGGAAGCGGCGCTGTGGTTGGCTGGACCTGGTCATCCTGCGCTACGCCCACATGATCAACGGCTTCACCGC GCTGGCACTGACAAAACTGGACATCCTCGACGTTCTGGATGAGATTAAGGTTGGCGTCGCTTACAAACTCAGTGGCAAAAGGATTCCTTACTTCCCAG CCAACATGGAGATCCTCCAGAAGGTGGAAGTAGAGTACGAGAAGCTGCCAGGCTGGAAGAGCGACACCTCGGCCTGCAGGAAGTGGGACGACCTTCCCACCAAAGCTCAGAATTACGTCCGTTTTGTGGAGAATCACGTTGGCGTGCCCA TTAAGTGGGTCGGCGTCGGAAAGTCAAGGGAGTGCATGATCCAGATGTTCTAG